Below is a window of Candidatus Omnitrophota bacterium DNA.
GGAAAGACCACACTACGGTTTTGCATTCTTACAATAAAATCCGTTTGGGCGTCCAGGAAAACGAAACACTGAAAAATAAAATTCAACACCTTATACAGATTATACAGCAATAGCTTATATTTTTATCCACAGTTTTTTTGCTGTAACTATTTGGAATGATTGGGAGTTTTGTTTTATCAACAGAATACATAGCCCTACTAAGACAAATACTGTTTTTAGTTATTAAAATAATATTAATAGTAAGGGGGATATATGAAGTTTAAAACCGAAAAAAATACTTTACTTGCGGCCATACAAACTGTGCAGAATGTGATAACCCCTAAATCGGCTTTACCTATATTAGCGAATATCCTAATAGAAACACAAAACAATGATTTAAAATTAACTGCCACGGATTTGGATATAGGGATAACCTGTGTAATACCTGTGGAGGTTGTTGAACAAGGGGCAATAACTATCCCAGCTAAACGCTTTAATGATATTGTCAGGGAACTGCCCGCGGATACGGTTGTTCTAAATAGCAAAAAAAATAACACGGTTGCGATAGAGGCGCCTAGCTGCCAGTTTAAAATTATGGGTTTAGGTAAAGAGGAATTCCCCCGGCTGCCGGAATTTAAAGATAAAGAGGCTCTTAAGCTAGAGCAAGGGGTTTTGAAAGAAATGCTGCGCCTGACTTCTTTTGCGGTGTCTTTTGATGAGGCGCGATATATTTTAAATGGAATATTATTTAAAATCTCAAAAAACACGCTTACTTTAGTGGCTACCGACGGGAAAAGACTGGCGGTGGTTGAGCGCAAACTAAAGCAAGAGGTAGAAAAAACCATGAACATGATAGTGCCCAGTAAAACCATACAGGAATTAAATCGCAACCTGCAAGAAGGCGGAGAGCTGACCGTTACACTGGGGAATAACCAGGTTTTGTTTGATTTGGGAGAAAAAGCGATCATTTCCCGGCTTATTGAGGGGGAGTTCCCTGATTACCGGCAGGTTATCCCGCAGACTGCGGAAACAAAAATCACCTTAGACCGGGAACAATTTTTGCTGGCAGTAAAAAGAGCGGCGCTTTTAGCCACCCCGGATTACCAGGCGGTAAAATTCGAAGTTTTTAAAGATAAGATGGTTATTTCAAAATCAACACCGGATATAGGGGAATCGCGCGAAGAAATCCACGCCTCTTATAAAGGCAAGGAGCTGGCGGTTGGTTTTAACCCCAGCTATATAATGGATGTGTTAAAAAATTTATCCGCCCAAAGCGTGGATTTTGAATTAACTGACAGCGAGAAGCCCGGGGTGTTCCGTTTGGAAGGGTATTCCTATATTGTGTTGCCGATGCGGTTGGGTTAGATGGAGCGCATAGATAAAACAATTAATGCGGTATTGGAAAACCTGCAAAACCCTAAAGGCAAAGCCGCTATCG
It encodes the following:
- the dnaN gene encoding DNA polymerase III subunit beta — its product is MKFKTEKNTLLAAIQTVQNVITPKSALPILANILIETQNNDLKLTATDLDIGITCVIPVEVVEQGAITIPAKRFNDIVRELPADTVVLNSKKNNTVAIEAPSCQFKIMGLGKEEFPRLPEFKDKEALKLEQGVLKEMLRLTSFAVSFDEARYILNGILFKISKNTLTLVATDGKRLAVVERKLKQEVEKTMNMIVPSKTIQELNRNLQEGGELTVTLGNNQVLFDLGEKAIISRLIEGEFPDYRQVIPQTAETKITLDREQFLLAVKRAALLATPDYQAVKFEVFKDKMVISKSTPDIGESREEIHASYKGKELAVGFNPSYIMDVLKNLSAQSVDFELTDSEKPGVFRLEGYSYIVLPMRLG